A genomic stretch from Chitinophaga agri includes:
- a CDS encoding RHS repeat domain-containing protein, protein MAPGGYRYGFNGKENDNEVKGEGNQQDYGFRIYDPRIGKFLSVDPLTKEYPWNSTYAFAENDVIRSIDLDGAEKDVKTFSYYLSDNKPSVKVTSDNYVQAEGTFNTLTLARRLGLTNAKPETTKERIARGLVASYHLPQNGTLSFFEFAPGMGKRIMQDINILVMVGSNILDISMLRILLSCMIIMHWRIKPRRKYIT, encoded by the coding sequence ATTGCGCCGGGCGGTTATCGCTATGGGTTTAATGGGAAGGAGAACGATAATGAGGTGAAGGGGGAGGGGAATCAGCAGGATTATGGATTTAGGATTTATGATCCGAGGATTGGGAAGTTCTTGAGTGTGGATCCGCTGACAAAAGAGTATCCATGGAATAGTACTTATGCTTTTGCGGAAAACGATGTTATTAGGAGTATAGATCTTGACGGAGCTGAAAAGGATGTTAAAACGTTTTCTTATTATTTGTCAGACAATAAACCTAGCGTAAAAGTTACGTCTGATAATTATGTACAAGCTGAAGGTACTTTTAATACTCTTACCTTGGCTAGACGGTTAGGATTAACAAATGCAAAACCAGAGACAACAAAGGAAAGAATAGCTAGAGGTTTAGTAGCCTCATATCACTTGCCCCAGAATGGAACATTATCTTTTTTTGAGTTTGCTCCCGGTATGGGAAAGAGAATTATGCAAGATATTAATATACTGGTGATGGTGGGAAGCAATATACTAGATATTTCAATGCTGCGAATATTGCTTTCATGTATGATTATTATGCATTGGAGGATAAAACCGCGGCGAAAATACATAACGTAG
- a CDS encoding helix-turn-helix domain-containing protein translates to MATFGKRVRECRDAKSLSQQELAKMMSTSYTVIGKYERDEMMPSIEVAKKLAKLMDTTVGYLLGKATDSNVLKDPIMLQRLNEINGLPDEDKHCILYTIDGLLQNARTKKAFSNK, encoded by the coding sequence ATGGCTACTTTTGGTAAAAGAGTGAGAGAGTGTAGAGACGCCAAAAGTCTCTCCCAGCAGGAACTGGCTAAAATGATGTCGACTTCTTATACTGTCATTGGTAAGTACGAACGTGATGAGATGATGCCGTCCATCGAAGTCGCTAAAAAACTAGCTAAACTCATGGATACTACTGTGGGATATTTATTGGGGAAAGCTACCGACAGCAACGTCTTAAAAGACCCTATTATGTTGCAGCGACTTAATGAGATTAACGGACTGCCAGATGAAGATAAACACTGTATCCTCTATACCATTGATGGGTTGCTTCAAAACGCCAGAACTAAAAAAGCTTTTTCTAATAAATAA
- a CDS encoding toprim domain-containing protein encodes MFALRNSGGAISGMYFRSTINDDTQRHYYLKDRRGLYLGYPNSDITKLILTESVIDAATLLQHSKISESYGILACYGTNGLTAEHEAAIVGLSQLQGIIFAFDGDNAVRKAVEKYSTLLKQRLPNVQLSNIVLPVGEGINSMGVSHTPGVFRELLQGRTALFFQLRVHLKKKNPRLQ; translated from the coding sequence GTGTTCGCATTACGGAATAGTGGCGGTGCTATCAGTGGTATGTACTTCCGTAGTACAATCAATGATGATACGCAGCGTCATTATTATCTAAAAGACAGGCGGGGATTATATCTAGGTTACCCGAACTCAGATATTACAAAGCTGATCCTGACAGAATCAGTGATAGATGCAGCGACTTTATTACAGCATAGTAAAATAAGTGAGTCTTATGGTATCCTGGCTTGTTATGGCACTAATGGTCTGACCGCAGAGCATGAAGCGGCGATTGTGGGCCTGAGCCAGTTGCAGGGGATCATTTTTGCTTTTGACGGTGATAATGCAGTGCGTAAGGCGGTAGAGAAATACAGCACTTTGTTAAAACAGCGGTTGCCTAATGTGCAGCTGAGTAACATCGTGTTGCCAGTGGGAGAAGGTATTAATAGTATGGGCGTTAGTCATACGCCGGGCGTGTTTAGGGAGCTATTACAAGGTAGGACTGCCTTATTTTTTCAACTGAGGGTTCATCTGAAAAAAAAGAACCCTAGACTTCAGTAG
- a CDS encoding energy transducer TonB, translating into MLLTTLCLQFTMCLHTGVHSDTAAPVLYTQVDQPPIFPGGKQAMQSFIDKNKRWPANTDICFEGRILISFVIEENGRPSNIKTATKDANFFDQVNTKLVNSMPTWQPGSVNGKPVRTLMYIPVTYRLTE; encoded by the coding sequence ATGCTTTTAACAACTTTATGCCTGCAATTCACCATGTGTTTACATACAGGCGTCCATAGCGACACTGCCGCTCCAGTGTTATATACACAGGTAGATCAACCGCCGATATTCCCTGGTGGAAAACAGGCGATGCAATCATTTATCGACAAAAACAAACGCTGGCCGGCGAACACGGATATCTGTTTCGAAGGAAGAATATTGATCTCTTTTGTCATAGAAGAGAATGGACGTCCAAGCAATATCAAAACAGCTACAAAAGACGCGAATTTCTTTGACCAGGTGAACACAAAACTGGTTAACAGTATGCCCACCTGGCAACCAGGAAGCGTGAATGGTAAGCCCGTGCGTACGCTGATGTATATACCTGTTACCTATAGACTTACTGAATAG
- a CDS encoding GntR family transcriptional regulator — protein sequence MQIADSIMAAVRDGILTRDQQIPSINELSEEYLLSRGTVEKAYKELRDKKVIISVKGKGYFINRTDVVIPLRILLIFNKISNYKKQVYNSFVKALGENVFVDLHIHHHSVPLFENLISNHLSDYDYYVIMPHFYEQPEKVLEILKKIPPEQLILLDRDVQELTGDYGTVYQNFEKDIYEALHEALPALKKYSSLVFVNPGLTPYPKEIEKGFRYFCRMQDFNFSVIEGIEMHTPVTKGQAYIIIEETDLVNLVKICRNNQLTIGKDVGIVSYNETLLKEILLDGITVISTDHEQMGASAAKMVLEKKRDRVKNPFRLILRNSL from the coding sequence ATGCAGATTGCGGATTCCATTATGGCAGCCGTCCGCGATGGCATATTAACCCGAGACCAGCAAATTCCCTCCATCAACGAACTGAGTGAAGAATATCTCCTGTCAAGAGGCACGGTAGAGAAGGCATACAAAGAATTACGGGATAAGAAAGTGATCATTTCCGTAAAGGGGAAAGGCTACTTCATCAACCGTACTGATGTGGTCATTCCGCTCCGCATATTGCTTATTTTCAACAAGATAAGCAATTACAAAAAACAGGTATACAACAGTTTTGTGAAAGCTTTAGGAGAGAATGTGTTCGTAGATCTGCATATCCACCACCATAGCGTACCACTGTTTGAGAACCTGATCAGCAATCATTTAAGCGACTATGATTACTATGTGATCATGCCACATTTCTATGAGCAGCCGGAAAAAGTCCTTGAGATCCTGAAAAAGATCCCGCCAGAACAGCTGATCCTACTTGACAGGGATGTACAGGAGTTAACCGGCGACTATGGCACCGTGTACCAGAATTTCGAAAAGGATATATACGAGGCATTGCACGAGGCGCTACCGGCTCTGAAGAAGTATAGCAGCCTGGTGTTCGTAAATCCCGGCCTTACCCCTTATCCGAAAGAAATAGAGAAAGGTTTCCGATATTTCTGCCGGATGCAGGATTTTAACTTTTCTGTTATTGAGGGCATTGAGATGCATACACCTGTAACTAAAGGGCAGGCTTATATTATCATCGAAGAAACGGACCTGGTGAACCTGGTGAAGATATGCCGGAATAATCAGCTGACGATTGGGAAGGACGTCGGGATCGTGTCTTATAATGAGACCCTGCTCAAGGAGATATTATTGGATGGGATCACCGTAATATCGACGGATCATGAGCAGATGGGAGCGAGTGCCGCAAAGATGGTGCTGGAGAAGAAAAGAGACAGGGTAAAGAATCCGTTCAGGTTGATATTAAGGAATTCGCTTTAG
- a CDS encoding Crp/Fnr family transcriptional regulator: MDIEQIIYNIYRLPVGSLTAFKEHITEVEYAKGKILVRANKVEESLFFIKTGIARAFARKGDQEVTFWFGKEGDTLLSMRSYVEDLPGYEDIELLENAQLYELKSADLKRLFDTDIHIANWGRKFAEFELMKAEKRLISLQFNTATQRYEELLRENPNLIQRVQLGHIASYLGITQVSLSRIRAEVK; this comes from the coding sequence ATGGACATAGAACAGATCATATACAACATATACCGGCTTCCCGTTGGGTCTCTGACTGCATTCAAGGAACATATCACCGAGGTGGAATATGCCAAAGGCAAGATCCTCGTAAGGGCTAATAAGGTTGAAGAAAGCCTGTTTTTCATTAAAACAGGTATCGCCAGAGCCTTCGCCAGAAAAGGTGACCAGGAAGTCACTTTCTGGTTCGGAAAGGAAGGGGATACCCTGCTTTCCATGCGCAGCTATGTAGAGGATCTCCCCGGTTATGAAGATATCGAGCTACTGGAAAACGCCCAGTTGTATGAACTTAAGTCAGCCGATCTGAAACGTCTCTTTGACACAGACATTCACATCGCCAACTGGGGAAGGAAATTCGCTGAGTTCGAATTAATGAAGGCGGAAAAGAGACTCATCTCCCTTCAGTTCAACACCGCTACGCAGCGTTATGAAGAGTTGCTCAGAGAGAATCCCAATCTCATTCAGCGTGTTCAGTTAGGGCATATTGCC